The following proteins are encoded in a genomic region of Thermogemmatispora onikobensis:
- a CDS encoding type 1 glutamine amidotransferase domain-containing protein produces MVVTGHDRIDDEHRTGIWFEEFAVPYQAFKEQGWQITVASPRGGSVPVDPRSEPKEEEAQKYAEARAQLQNTRPLAGLNAADYDAIFLPGGHGVMFDLAEDTTLHRLLGDFEGQGKVIAAVCHGPAGLVGARRADGQPLVAGKTITAFTDEEERATGLDKFMPFLLETRLRELGANFVTRPNWSDHVERDGLLITGQNPQSSASIAHAVIEALS; encoded by the coding sequence ATGGTAGTGACTGGTCACGATCGCATTGACGACGAGCACCGGACCGGGATCTGGTTTGAGGAATTCGCGGTTCCCTATCAGGCTTTCAAAGAGCAAGGCTGGCAGATCACAGTCGCCAGCCCGCGCGGTGGCAGCGTGCCCGTTGACCCGCGCAGCGAACCCAAGGAGGAAGAGGCCCAGAAGTACGCCGAGGCCCGGGCCCAGCTGCAGAATACGCGGCCCCTGGCTGGGCTGAATGCCGCCGATTACGACGCCATCTTCCTGCCTGGCGGGCATGGCGTGATGTTCGATCTGGCCGAAGATACGACTCTGCACCGCCTGCTTGGCGACTTCGAGGGTCAGGGCAAGGTCATCGCCGCTGTCTGCCACGGTCCAGCGGGCCTGGTCGGGGCCCGGCGTGCCGATGGCCAGCCACTGGTGGCGGGTAAGACCATCACGGCCTTCACCGACGAGGAGGAGCGCGCCACCGGGCTGGATAAGTTTATGCCCTTCCTGCTGGAGACGCGCCTGCGCGAGTTGGGGGCCAATTTCGTGACCCGCCCCAATTGGTCCGACCACGTGGAGCGCGATGGGCTGCTGATCACGGGCCAGAACCCACAATCGAGCGCCAGCATCGCGCACGCTGTGATCGAGGCCCTGAGCTAG